In Lactococcus paracarnosus, a genomic segment contains:
- a CDS encoding GDSL-type esterase/lipase family protein, translating to MNKMRQDMSSSHCNWLTTWSQSQKGLGLFPINDNGHTVAYQIPIQNSGDRIRLSLGNYYGESAFEVAAITVSDKADRDFKQVTVGGERSFVLETNQTRKTDELEFAVTPGSKLYVRIYYPEQSEDKRAVSGSIFGLDPKRFESGDCSQDNTLSIDKTYVDEFVADPYAVKFSQEFDQFKQRYTLTIQGVDVRTKDAGHTIVAFGDSITEQNHWVGPLQEQIARTSNHRSSVVNAGISGNRLLKQIANLPRRAQYFGLSGVDRFEHDVFEVNTNVSTVIVSLGVNDIHQPGTDDFFSIDELPTFKEMVDGFEKLISIAHQHNSRIILATISPFIGYAKDAKNSEKELLRQALNEWIRHNSLIDDCYDFDNILADTETKSRLNEIYDSGDKLHPSATGGKALLHLIDSHELIA from the coding sequence ATGAATAAAATGCGTCAAGATATGTCTAGTAGTCATTGTAATTGGCTTACGACATGGAGTCAGTCTCAAAAAGGATTGGGGCTTTTTCCGATTAATGACAACGGGCACACGGTAGCCTATCAAATCCCCATTCAAAATAGTGGTGATAGGATTCGCTTGTCTTTAGGAAATTACTATGGTGAGTCGGCGTTTGAAGTTGCCGCGATAACAGTTTCAGATAAAGCAGATCGAGACTTTAAGCAAGTGACTGTAGGGGGTGAAAGATCATTTGTCCTCGAAACAAATCAAACACGTAAAACAGACGAACTTGAGTTTGCTGTTACACCTGGTAGTAAGCTCTACGTGAGGATTTATTATCCCGAGCAATCTGAGGATAAGCGTGCGGTTTCAGGGAGTATATTTGGTTTAGATCCCAAACGTTTTGAATCAGGAGATTGTAGTCAAGATAATACGTTATCTATTGATAAAACTTATGTGGACGAATTTGTTGCAGATCCATACGCCGTGAAATTCTCTCAAGAATTTGATCAGTTTAAGCAAAGGTATACCCTAACGATTCAAGGGGTGGATGTCAGAACAAAAGATGCAGGGCATACAATCGTTGCCTTTGGAGATTCCATCACAGAACAAAATCATTGGGTAGGCCCTTTGCAAGAGCAAATCGCTCGAACATCCAATCATCGTTCTAGTGTCGTAAACGCTGGAATTTCTGGCAATCGATTATTAAAACAGATTGCTAATTTGCCAAGACGTGCCCAATATTTTGGCCTATCAGGTGTTGATAGATTTGAACATGATGTGTTTGAAGTGAACACCAATGTGTCAACTGTGATTGTATCTCTTGGTGTCAATGATATTCATCAGCCTGGTACGGATGACTTCTTCTCTATTGATGAACTACCAACATTTAAGGAAATGGTTGATGGATTTGAAAAATTGATCTCTATTGCACATCAACACAACAGTCGTATTATTTTGGCTACGATTTCTCCATTCATCGGCTATGCTAAGGATGCGAAAAATTCAGAAAAAGAATTACTACGACAAGCTTTGAATGAATGGATTCGTCATAATAGCCTAATTGATGATTGCTATGATTTTGATAACATTTTGGCTGATACGGAAACTAAAAGCAGATTAAATGAAATCTATGATTCAGGAGATAAACTGCATCCTAGTGCTACGGGTGGAAAAGCGCTGTTACACCTGATTGATAGTCATGAACTTATTGCATAA
- a CDS encoding MFS transporter, which produces MVTNYKRFVWAIVIGYTMLSIALLTPALVLLSVKIINIDPTNYTNTFGLCSIFGTTFAIIAPPLGGALGDRTKLKFGKRRTWLIVGGTVGAIGMLLMGFSTTITPLIIGWMIVQFFYNLAGASFSGLMPDQLPEDKRASFSGIIGIVQPLGVLIGMMLSYLLSGKHVGILWIILTVFGILGPVITCLMIKDTPAQPRNKEKVSLKKSLTSIYPSPRKYPNFTKAILLKILFLMGYGAGSYLTIMLAKRFGMSGDAAGKLVSLINLLGLVLTAFASIIGGVLSDKTKMQRPFITIAGICFIISLGFDMFASNIVFVMIGAIFASLGFGIFNSTDASLVLRVLPDPENAGKDFGLMASANNLQGVLIPMLAPILLGIGSWYAFFGGLSIFIFLGLIVLYTIPEDPRYTKK; this is translated from the coding sequence ATGGTTACAAATTACAAACGGTTCGTCTGGGCGATTGTTATCGGCTATACGATGCTATCTATCGCATTATTGACACCTGCACTTGTTTTACTGAGTGTTAAAATTATTAATATTGATCCTACAAACTACACAAATACCTTTGGACTATGTTCTATCTTTGGGACAACATTTGCAATTATTGCCCCGCCATTGGGCGGAGCCTTGGGTGACCGTACTAAACTAAAATTTGGTAAAAGAAGAACATGGTTAATAGTAGGTGGTACCGTTGGTGCTATTGGTATGCTATTAATGGGGTTTAGCACAACGATTACACCACTTATTATTGGTTGGATGATTGTACAATTCTTCTATAATTTAGCAGGGGCTTCTTTTTCAGGTCTGATGCCAGATCAATTACCAGAAGATAAGCGTGCCTCTTTCTCTGGTATTATCGGCATTGTGCAGCCTTTAGGTGTCCTCATTGGGATGATGCTTTCTTACCTACTTAGTGGTAAACATGTGGGTATATTATGGATTATCCTAACAGTATTTGGTATTTTAGGTCCAGTTATTACTTGTTTAATGATTAAAGACACACCAGCGCAACCAAGAAATAAAGAAAAAGTAAGTTTGAAAAAAAGTTTAACGTCAATTTACCCTAGCCCAAGAAAGTATCCTAATTTCACAAAGGCTATTTTACTCAAAATATTGTTCCTAATGGGCTATGGTGCAGGATCTTATCTTACAATCATGCTAGCAAAACGTTTTGGTATGTCAGGAGATGCAGCAGGGAAATTAGTCTCTTTGATTAATTTACTTGGCTTAGTATTAACCGCATTTGCCAGTATCATAGGCGGTGTATTAAGTGATAAAACAAAAATGCAACGCCCATTTATCACAATAGCTGGTATTTGCTTCATAATCAGTCTTGGTTTTGATATGTTTGCATCTAATATCGTATTTGTCATGATTGGTGCTATCTTTGCCTCACTAGGGTTTGGTATCTTTAATTCCACAGATGCTTCACTAGTCTTACGTGTACTACCCGATCCTGAAAATGCCGGAAAAGATTTTGGGTTGATGGCATCAGCTAATAATTTACAGGGTGTCTTAATTCCGATGTTAGCACCGATTTTACTAGGTATTGGTAGCTGGTATGCATTTTTTGGTGGCTTATCGATATTCATCTTCCTAGGTTTGATTGTGTTATACACGATTCCAGAAGATCCAAGATATACAAAAAAATAA
- a CDS encoding MucBP domain-containing protein: MNKKITYPMLTLCLLCGTLTPTTKSSILKADTTKADAIPAPKDKIPFDETTYAKEVDTWMKANKPHSASEFDLGIFIANLNFHIFADGQKYGDEDLIARQYGAYILYDIAFVGNSVFSGLLSQPSQSLTNMPAPATGTYPNTVTENADIPDQETNKTLHSTSYYIDNGSDKTVVMHGGFRNSWSNGNDNSQTRLFYDRGYNLLIVDNRATGSSGGDYITFGAYESDDVIYWINHEIAKRPNQKILLDGGSMGAATILSVLNKDIPTNVKGAVEDCGFASTFDQLSDSYDTLVNATSQNDTAKGLLESLGLTAEFKQENLARVDRVYAQNWLNLDLHADLPLAGVKKSTIPKLFIHGTADSVVPYTNLARLADNSSGYKQLFSVPGADHGQSLAVDPNGYNENLDKFLNVVFDDKVTINYVDETGQQIAGTTPKILTGSYGDTYDASNKDYQIGIQAYTFKTVTGNPTGTFSEQPQTVNLVYAKNPQPAKPVTITYVDQANKPLHASQTITGNISETFNAATPSYKLAIDGYTLDESKLPDNAQGILSDKDQTVTYVYTQNNTPSSATDKSLPDTGEKQETSYITVILGMLLIVLPFIFKTYKRQAK, translated from the coding sequence ATGAATAAAAAAATTACTTACCCTATGCTGACACTATGCTTACTTTGTGGCACTTTGACGCCTACCACCAAATCAAGTATTTTGAAAGCAGACACAACTAAAGCAGACGCAATACCAGCACCAAAAGACAAAATCCCCTTTGATGAAACAACATATGCAAAAGAAGTTGATACTTGGATGAAAGCTAATAAGCCTCATTCAGCTAGTGAATTTGATTTAGGTATATTTATCGCAAATCTCAATTTTCACATTTTTGCTGACGGTCAAAAATATGGAGATGAAGACTTAATTGCTAGACAATACGGTGCCTATATCCTATACGATATCGCATTTGTTGGTAATAGTGTATTTTCAGGACTACTTAGTCAGCCAAGTCAATCTTTAACAAACATGCCTGCTCCTGCAACTGGCACCTATCCAAATACGGTCACTGAAAATGCTGATATTCCAGATCAGGAAACTAATAAAACGCTTCACTCGACAAGTTACTACATAGATAACGGATCCGATAAGACAGTCGTCATGCATGGCGGGTTCAGAAATAGTTGGTCAAATGGTAATGACAATAGTCAAACGCGCTTATTTTATGACAGAGGCTATAACCTACTAATCGTTGATAACCGTGCGACAGGGTCAAGCGGTGGGGATTATATCACCTTTGGTGCCTATGAATCAGATGATGTGATCTATTGGATCAATCATGAAATCGCGAAAAGACCAAATCAGAAAATTTTATTAGATGGTGGGTCAATGGGCGCCGCCACTATCTTATCTGTTTTGAATAAAGATATCCCTACTAATGTCAAAGGTGCTGTTGAAGACTGCGGTTTTGCATCTACCTTTGACCAACTATCTGATAGCTACGATACCTTAGTCAATGCTACGAGTCAAAACGATACGGCAAAAGGTCTGTTGGAGTCTTTAGGGCTAACCGCTGAATTCAAGCAAGAAAACTTAGCTAGAGTTGATCGAGTTTATGCACAAAATTGGCTTAACCTTGACTTACACGCAGATCTACCTTTAGCTGGTGTTAAAAAATCGACTATTCCAAAATTATTTATACACGGTACAGCAGATAGTGTTGTTCCTTATACAAATCTGGCTAGATTAGCTGATAATAGTTCAGGTTATAAACAACTATTTTCTGTCCCAGGTGCTGATCATGGGCAATCATTAGCTGTAGATCCAAATGGTTATAACGAAAATTTAGATAAGTTTCTAAACGTCGTCTTTGATGATAAAGTAACGATTAACTACGTAGATGAAACGGGTCAACAAATTGCTGGCACAACACCAAAAATACTAACTGGTAGTTATGGAGATACGTATGATGCGTCGAACAAAGACTATCAAATAGGCATCCAAGCCTACACATTTAAAACTGTAACCGGCAACCCCACAGGTACCTTTAGTGAACAACCTCAAACAGTTAACCTGGTTTATGCGAAAAATCCTCAACCAGCTAAACCTGTCACGATAACCTATGTTGATCAAGCCAACAAACCGCTACATGCTAGTCAAACAATCACTGGTAATATTTCAGAAACTTTTAATGCAGCAACACCTAGCTACAAGTTAGCTATTGATGGCTATACACTGGATGAAAGCAAACTACCTGATAATGCTCAAGGTATACTAAGTGATAAAGATCAGACTGTCACCTATGTATACACCCAAAACAATACACCATCTAGTGCAACAGATAAGTCCTTACCCGATACTGGTGAGAAGCAGGAAACTTCATACATCACTGTAATACTAGGTATGCTGCTCATTGTCTTACCATTTATCTTCAAGACATATAAGCGACAAGCAAAATAA
- the rpsF gene encoding 30S ribosomal protein S6, giving the protein MATTKYEILYIIRPNIDEDAKTALVERFDTILTENGATISESKDWEKRRLAYEINNFREGLYRIVTIEADSESAATSEFDRLSKINGDILRHMITKVEA; this is encoded by the coding sequence ATGGCTACTACAAAGTATGAAATTCTTTACATTATTCGTCCAAATATTGACGAAGATGCAAAAACAGCGCTTGTTGAGCGTTTTGACACAATCTTAACAGAAAATGGTGCAACTATTTCTGAATCAAAAGATTGGGAAAAACGTCGTCTTGCGTACGAAATCAACAATTTCCGCGAAGGTTTATACCGTATTGTCACGATTGAAGCTGATTCAGAATCAGCTGCGACAAGCGAATTTGACCGTCTATCGAAAATCAACGGCGACATCTTACGTCACATGATCACTAAGGTTGAAGCTTAA
- the ssb gene encoding single-stranded DNA-binding protein, which produces MINNVVLVGRLTKDVELRYTPANQAVATFTLAVNRTFKNANGEREADFINIVIWRQAAENLANWAKKGALLGVTGRIQTRNYENPQGQRVYVTEVVADNFQMLESRSARDNGQGGGGYTPSSQPNTANFGGNQASQPQASAATPDFGRDSDPFSGGTPMNLSDDDLPF; this is translated from the coding sequence ATGATTAATAATGTTGTTTTAGTAGGTCGTTTGACCAAAGACGTTGAACTCCGTTACACACCAGCTAACCAAGCAGTCGCTACGTTTACGCTTGCCGTAAACCGTACCTTTAAAAATGCAAATGGAGAGCGTGAAGCGGATTTCATTAATATCGTCATTTGGCGTCAAGCTGCGGAAAATCTAGCGAATTGGGCTAAAAAAGGTGCACTTTTAGGTGTTACTGGACGTATCCAAACGAGAAATTATGAGAATCCACAAGGTCAACGTGTTTACGTAACCGAAGTTGTTGCTGATAATTTCCAAATGCTAGAAAGCCGTTCAGCTCGCGACAATGGTCAAGGTGGCGGTGGTTATACACCATCATCACAACCAAACACTGCAAACTTCGGTGGCAATCAAGCATCACAACCACAAGCATCAGCTGCAACACCTGACTTTGGCCGCGATAGCGATCCGTTTTCAGGTGGTACGCCGATGAACTTGAGTGATGATGATCTACCATTTTAA
- the rpsR gene encoding 30S ribosomal protein S18, producing the protein MAIQRRGGFKRRKKVDFIAANKIENVDYKDTELLKRFISERGKILPRRVTGTSAKNQRKVVTAIKRARIMALLPFVANETE; encoded by the coding sequence ATGGCAATCCAACGTCGTGGTGGCTTCAAACGCCGCAAAAAAGTTGACTTTATCGCTGCAAATAAAATCGAAAATGTTGACTACAAAGACACTGAGCTCTTGAAACGTTTCATCTCTGAACGTGGTAAAATTTTACCACGTCGTGTGACTGGTACGTCTGCTAAAAACCAACGTAAAGTTGTAACAGCAATCAAACGTGCACGTATCATGGCTTTGCTTCCATTCGTAGCAAATGAAACTGAATAG
- a CDS encoding DUF960 domain-containing protein has product MAFTHTLSRYASFGTIQTIPGEVIDCFWYIIDNNLKGVFVLEATINFELLNNHGALSVRFSQDDDPETAVVIDFNYKFESNWPRLFHAVDNMGRETIMTPMEL; this is encoded by the coding sequence ATGGCTTTTACACATACACTCTCACGATATGCTAGTTTTGGAACAATCCAAACCATACCAGGTGAGGTAATCGATTGTTTCTGGTACATAATAGATAATAACCTAAAAGGCGTTTTCGTTTTGGAAGCAACGATTAACTTTGAATTATTAAATAATCATGGCGCCCTCTCCGTCCGTTTTTCACAGGATGATGATCCAGAGACTGCTGTCGTCATCGACTTTAACTATAAGTTCGAGTCAAACTGGCCTAGACTTTTTCATGCGGTAGATAATATGGGTCGTGAAACAATCATGACGCCCATGGAACTCTAA
- a CDS encoding pseudouridine synthase produces the protein MRIDDVLVSYTMTKKSEVKKIIKQNRVLVDGIPINLINHQVDSNLNEVKLDGKLVQFPAHRYLMLNKVIRTLSANQDASLPVVFDALSSDINREGLYIIGRLDFLSEGLILITDNGKLGRKLLEPEAHVEKVYDVVTKEPLSETAVAKFASGLVIDGTVKLAPAKLVVTSEHAASVTISEGKNRQVRKMFLSIGVLVTKLVRRQIGPIKLDEQLASGDYRSLTKSEIKALSRYFN, from the coding sequence ATGCGAATTGATGATGTACTAGTTAGCTATACGATGACAAAAAAGTCAGAAGTCAAAAAAATAATCAAACAAAACCGTGTGCTGGTTGATGGCATCCCTATCAATTTGATCAACCACCAAGTTGACAGTAACCTCAATGAGGTCAAGTTAGATGGTAAGCTGGTCCAATTTCCAGCCCATCGTTATCTGATGCTAAATAAGGTCATCAGGACCTTGTCCGCTAATCAGGATGCCAGTTTACCAGTGGTGTTTGATGCCTTATCATCAGATATCAATCGTGAGGGGCTTTACATTATCGGGCGATTAGATTTTTTATCTGAGGGTCTAATTTTGATAACAGATAATGGCAAGTTGGGGCGCAAGCTATTGGAGCCTGAGGCACATGTCGAGAAGGTTTATGACGTTGTGACAAAGGAGCCATTATCAGAAACAGCTGTTGCTAAATTTGCCTCTGGTCTGGTCATCGATGGTACTGTTAAGTTAGCACCTGCAAAATTAGTCGTGACATCTGAACATGCAGCGAGTGTCACGATCAGTGAAGGCAAAAATCGTCAGGTTCGCAAGATGTTTTTAAGTATAGGCGTTTTAGTCACCAAACTGGTCAGAAGGCAAATCGGACCCATCAAGTTAGATGAACAGCTAGCATCTGGAGATTATCGCAGTCTTACTAAATCTGAAATTAAGGCACTATCGCGCTATTTTAACTAG
- the recX gene encoding recombination regulator RecX, whose amino-acid sequence MPKIISLEKKKRLYKVVFDNDQTIYVTEDTIVRFFLSKGAIFDPPEIDKIIAFSDFSRGKNLGLYYISFKQRTKKEVVTYLLDHDIPNFQIAKIIDELTASHFIDDDAYAASFIRGKVLGKSSGPYQIRQKLTEKGIDKALVIDKLDELFDFDTQVEVATHLAEKLVMTKYSRLPLKALKMKISTHLTSKGFSYDISKIALVNLELEADQENEAELLQKELEKVLRKYSRTYDGYDLKQRVSNALARKGFDFDVINRELREIDF is encoded by the coding sequence ATGCCTAAAATTATCTCACTCGAAAAAAAGAAACGCCTATATAAGGTTGTGTTTGACAACGACCAGACTATCTATGTCACTGAAGATACCATCGTCCGTTTTTTCCTATCAAAAGGTGCTATCTTTGACCCACCTGAAATCGATAAAATCATTGCATTTTCTGATTTTTCTAGGGGAAAAAATCTAGGACTTTACTATATTTCATTTAAACAGCGTACAAAAAAAGAGGTGGTTACCTACCTCCTTGATCATGATATCCCTAACTTTCAAATTGCTAAAATCATCGATGAATTAACCGCTTCACATTTTATAGATGACGACGCCTATGCCGCATCCTTCATCCGCGGCAAAGTGTTAGGAAAATCTTCAGGTCCTTACCAAATCAGACAAAAGTTGACTGAAAAGGGCATCGATAAAGCCCTGGTGATAGATAAACTAGACGAGCTGTTTGATTTTGATACCCAGGTTGAGGTTGCCACCCATCTGGCAGAAAAATTGGTCATGACTAAGTATAGTCGCCTACCATTAAAAGCATTAAAAATGAAGATCTCGACCCACTTAACGAGCAAGGGCTTTTCCTATGATATCAGCAAAATCGCACTGGTTAACCTCGAGTTAGAAGCTGACCAAGAAAATGAAGCTGAACTCCTCCAAAAAGAACTGGAAAAAGTCCTGAGAAAATATAGCAGAACCTACGATGGCTATGATCTTAAACAGCGTGTTAGTAACGCCCTCGCTCGTAAAGGATTTGATTTCGACGTAATTAACCGAGAACTCCGAGAGATAGACTTCTAG
- a CDS encoding MerR family DNA-binding transcriptional regulator, with the protein MNKNNLLTIGQLSKLSDSHIKAIRYYEKIGIFPASYVDPDNGYRYYSNAHVIYLQLIKLCVTYDISLKSFNSYWDGDDKIDLNAIIEQAKLHIAEKKQQLLRDENFLSELSAELALSQNLHTKIDALVETKHEDFLLIPFEGDIFSYHYYAEFHKALAIIDRHKTTYFNKVGCYYDIQPNQTKQYLALKIQAHTPDTGCLEVLHVNNKTAIIKHIRPDEVALELTELANISCKCLILETYESPYHVVNPHLELRLLLK; encoded by the coding sequence ATGAACAAAAATAATTTATTAACGATCGGTCAACTCAGTAAACTATCAGATTCCCACATCAAAGCTATCAGATACTACGAGAAAATCGGTATTTTTCCAGCCAGTTATGTTGATCCTGATAACGGTTATCGTTACTATTCAAATGCACATGTCATTTATTTACAGTTAATCAAGCTATGCGTCACCTACGATATTTCATTAAAGTCGTTTAATAGTTACTGGGATGGTGATGATAAAATTGATCTAAATGCCATCATTGAACAAGCTAAACTACATATTGCCGAAAAGAAGCAACAGCTATTACGAGATGAAAACTTTCTATCTGAGCTGAGTGCTGAACTGGCTTTATCACAAAATTTGCATACTAAGATTGATGCGCTCGTCGAAACCAAGCATGAAGATTTCTTACTGATTCCTTTTGAGGGAGATATTTTTTCTTACCACTACTATGCCGAATTTCACAAGGCTTTAGCCATCATCGACAGACATAAAACGACCTATTTTAATAAGGTCGGCTGTTATTATGATATTCAACCTAATCAAACAAAACAGTATCTTGCTTTAAAAATACAGGCACATACGCCTGATACCGGCTGTCTAGAAGTCCTACACGTTAATAATAAAACGGCGATTATCAAACATATCCGCCCAGATGAAGTCGCGCTTGAACTAACTGAACTCGCAAATATCAGCTGTAAGTGCTTGATTTTAGAAACCTATGAATCACCTTATCATGTCGTCAATCCCCACTTAGAACTACGATTACTATTAAAATAA
- a CDS encoding heavy metal translocating P-type ATPase, giving the protein MAHTHHHKKTAFWATTQCHYFLGIILFSLTFFLPISQQVSQILDIIALLLSGYHVMIEGIVDTIENTKVNRKFTPNTHILMTLAALGAIILGESKEAALLIFIFAGAHFLEDYVAGKSKREITKLLEMNPTEARRLKPDGTVEVVSVDQLQVGDHVQVQNGAQVPTDGTIIEGAVSIDESTINGESIPREKTVGDPVFGATMNGNSTFTMTVTKNSEDTVFAKILKMVAQSQNNLSPTAAGIQKYEPVYVTAVLAIFILLLVSFPIVFGWSWSDTFSRSLVFLVSASPCAIAVSAIPATLAGISNLARQGILFKGGSFLANFVNLKAIAFDKTGTLTQGKPKVVAYDLDPEFTAILPVVVAMEKQSNHPLATAIVAEFELAEQPISLAVTNRVGEGLSARYDNKLIQIAKPSIFDQVATKWTTQREGHESQGKTVVYMAVDQQVIGIIAIQDVPQENAVSVINYLKKEAIQSIMITGDAQLTGQAIGQAIGVDTILTNVLPDQKAANITTNKDKFGMIAMVGDGVNDAPALATADIGIAMGEGTDVAIETADVVLMKNNLTNIVKAHQVSKRLKRIVFQNILFSLVVVFFLVIMSLIGNLSVVAGVMAHEGSTIIVLLNSLRLLIPTKPV; this is encoded by the coding sequence ATGGCACACACACACCATCATAAAAAAACAGCATTTTGGGCAACCACCCAATGTCACTACTTTCTAGGAATCATTTTATTTAGTTTAACTTTCTTCCTACCTATTTCTCAACAGGTGTCGCAAATCCTTGATATCATTGCCCTCTTATTATCAGGTTATCATGTGATGATTGAGGGAATCGTCGATACGATTGAAAATACCAAAGTTAACAGAAAATTTACCCCGAATACGCATATCTTGATGACGCTTGCAGCACTAGGTGCCATTATACTAGGCGAATCCAAAGAAGCCGCTTTATTAATATTTATTTTTGCTGGTGCACATTTTCTAGAAGACTATGTGGCAGGTAAAAGCAAGAGAGAAATTACCAAGTTATTAGAGATGAATCCGACAGAGGCACGGAGACTCAAACCGGATGGTACTGTTGAAGTCGTCTCCGTCGACCAATTACAGGTTGGCGATCACGTACAAGTCCAAAATGGTGCACAAGTACCGACAGATGGGACGATTATTGAGGGTGCAGTCAGTATTGATGAGTCAACGATTAATGGCGAAAGTATACCGCGAGAAAAAACGGTAGGTGACCCTGTTTTTGGGGCAACGATGAATGGCAACAGTACTTTCACGATGACAGTGACTAAAAACAGTGAGGATACTGTCTTTGCAAAAATTTTAAAAATGGTCGCGCAATCACAAAATAATTTGTCGCCGACAGCCGCTGGCATTCAAAAATATGAGCCAGTTTATGTGACAGCTGTTTTAGCAATCTTTATCCTATTACTTGTTAGCTTTCCCATCGTATTTGGCTGGTCATGGTCTGATACGTTTTCAAGAAGTTTAGTCTTCTTAGTCTCAGCCTCACCATGTGCTATTGCGGTTTCAGCTATTCCTGCAACACTTGCAGGTATCTCTAATCTAGCACGTCAAGGCATCTTGTTTAAGGGTGGTTCGTTTTTAGCAAACTTTGTCAATTTGAAAGCCATCGCTTTTGATAAGACAGGGACATTGACACAAGGAAAACCAAAAGTTGTTGCCTATGACCTTGATCCTGAATTTACAGCTATTTTACCAGTTGTTGTTGCCATGGAGAAACAGAGTAATCACCCGCTTGCCACGGCTATCGTTGCTGAATTTGAACTGGCCGAGCAACCCATCTCGCTAGCAGTAACAAATCGTGTGGGAGAAGGTCTATCAGCTAGGTATGATAACAAGTTGATTCAAATTGCCAAACCGAGTATATTTGATCAGGTTGCTACCAAGTGGACGACACAGAGAGAAGGTCATGAAAGTCAAGGTAAGACAGTTGTCTATATGGCTGTGGACCAGCAAGTCATCGGCATAATTGCCATACAAGATGTGCCGCAAGAGAATGCAGTCTCAGTGATTAACTACCTCAAAAAAGAGGCAATCCAATCCATCATGATTACAGGAGATGCGCAATTAACTGGTCAAGCGATTGGTCAAGCAATTGGGGTTGATACAATTCTGACAAATGTGCTACCTGACCAAAAAGCAGCAAACATCACGACGAATAAAGACAAATTTGGCATGATTGCCATGGTAGGAGATGGGGTTAATGATGCACCAGCATTGGCAACTGCCGATATCGGTATTGCGATGGGAGAGGGAACGGACGTCGCGATTGAAACAGCTGATGTTGTCCTGATGAAGAATAATTTAACCAATATCGTCAAAGCACATCAGGTATCTAAACGGTTGAAACGGATCGTCTTCCAAAATATTTTGTTCTCCCTAGTTGTCGTTTTCTTTCTTGTGATCATGAGTTTGATTGGTAATCTATCGGTTGTGGCTGGTGTGATGGCACATGAGGGAAGTACAATTATTGTGCTACTCAACTCACTCAGACTTTTGATACCAACCAAACCTGTTTAA